A window of the Streptomyces sp. NBC_00878 genome harbors these coding sequences:
- a CDS encoding beta-ketoacyl-ACP synthase III — translation MNRTAVLAGVGSCLPRRAVSNDELAARLDSSDEWIRSRTGIGQRYFAARGTSTSDLAVGAGAKALKCSGVSTVDAVLVATTTPDRPCPATAPTVAARLGMTGTAAYDVSAVCTGFVYGLATAAGLISAQIADRVLVIGAETFSTLLDPEDRSTSVIFGDGAGAVVLRSGDPAEPGALGPFDLGSDGEGEDLITVRAGGSRQRLSGAEPDAGDEYFTMSGKEVFRHAVRRMTGSAHTVLARAGWQAQDVDHLVSHQANLRITNHVADEVGIPRARCVNNIAEVGNTAAASIPLALDQAHADGRLRPGQRILLTAFGGGLTWGSTVLTWPQLDRV, via the coding sequence GTGAACCGGACCGCGGTGCTGGCCGGCGTCGGCAGCTGTCTGCCGCGGAGGGCTGTCTCGAACGACGAGCTGGCCGCGCGGCTGGACAGTTCCGACGAATGGATTCGCTCGCGGACCGGAATCGGACAGCGGTACTTCGCGGCGCGGGGAACGTCCACCTCCGACCTGGCCGTCGGGGCGGGCGCGAAGGCCCTGAAGTGCTCGGGTGTCTCCACCGTGGACGCCGTGCTCGTCGCCACGACCACGCCGGACCGGCCCTGCCCGGCGACAGCGCCGACGGTGGCCGCCCGCCTCGGCATGACGGGGACCGCCGCCTACGACGTGTCCGCCGTCTGTACGGGCTTCGTGTACGGACTTGCCACGGCGGCGGGTCTCATCTCCGCGCAGATCGCGGACCGGGTGCTGGTCATCGGCGCCGAGACGTTCTCCACCCTGCTCGACCCGGAGGACCGGTCCACGTCCGTGATCTTCGGAGACGGGGCGGGCGCCGTGGTCCTGCGCTCAGGAGATCCCGCGGAGCCCGGCGCGCTCGGCCCCTTCGACCTGGGGAGCGACGGCGAGGGCGAAGACCTGATCACCGTACGCGCGGGTGGTTCGCGGCAGCGGCTGTCCGGAGCGGAGCCGGACGCCGGCGACGAGTACTTCACCATGTCGGGCAAAGAGGTCTTCCGGCATGCGGTACGCCGGATGACCGGGTCGGCGCACACGGTCCTCGCCCGGGCGGGCTGGCAGGCGCAGGACGTCGATCACCTCGTCAGCCACCAGGCCAACCTCCGGATCACCAACCATGTCGCCGACGAGGTCGGGATTCCCAGGGCGCGCTGCGTCAACAACATCGCCGAGGTGGGCAACACCGCCGCCGCCTCCATCCCGCTCGCGCTCGACCAGGCGCACGCCGACGGCAGGTTGCGGCCCGGGCAGCGCATCCTCCTCACCGCGTTCGGCGGCGGGCTCACGTGGGGGTCGACGGTACTGACCTGGCCGCAGCTGGACCGCGTCTGA
- a CDS encoding acyl carrier protein: MSVMYGRLVDLLVDRFEVDRAEIGPDTTFEDLDMDSLFLVELLLVIQSDFGVAVDDDAASPGDTITAVAVLLESLTAPAASS; the protein is encoded by the coding sequence ATGAGCGTGATGTACGGCAGGCTGGTCGATCTTCTTGTCGATCGTTTCGAGGTGGACCGCGCTGAGATCGGCCCTGACACCACGTTCGAGGACCTCGACATGGACTCCTTGTTCCTCGTGGAACTCCTCCTGGTGATCCAGTCCGACTTCGGTGTGGCCGTCGACGACGACGCCGCTTCCCCCGGTGACACGATCACCGCGGTCGCCGTGCTCCTCGAAAGCCTCACTGCCCCCGCGGCCTCGTCATGA
- a CDS encoding acyl carrier protein, producing the protein MSTQQSIINYIAGVWLDGDADGLDGQVPLADLNIIDSAGIFDLVHYLQGDFRITVPLQEIVPANFRTVDAIAALVERLQRKGESVR; encoded by the coding sequence ATGAGCACACAGCAGTCAATCATCAACTACATCGCCGGCGTCTGGCTCGACGGCGACGCCGACGGGCTCGACGGGCAGGTTCCCCTCGCCGATCTCAACATCATCGACTCGGCCGGGATCTTCGACCTCGTGCACTACCTGCAGGGCGACTTCCGGATCACTGTCCCGCTCCAGGAGATCGTTCCGGCGAACTTCCGGACGGTCGACGCGATCGCGGCACTTGTCGAACGGCTGCAGCGCAAAGGAGAGAGCGTCCGATGA
- a CDS encoding aminotransferase class I/II-fold pyridoxal phosphate-dependent enzyme, with amino-acid sequence MTNITGGRQDTGSIHRQVVDIVAARTLYDESYLLPESHFEAELGIDSVIFESILTSVKEHFGLDSPLPQELATIRQLVDAVDDALGRATDRTDSSEDTGSAARLAGGDALLETVVTVTMRHTQYQRHQLGLDADFESELGIDSVVLASIVADSVAELGLPGSLASTITATSLRALLTELRPFYEVTRLTERASTAGRTPVATAEPDTEPADENAAWDGRSMKDFMEERDSDLFAKTRSFAKYLRRREAERLYWYGMPLHSRCENRAVILDELTGHKREFLMFASNNYLGLANHPKVIEAVCDATREYGATHTGSRFIGGTNALHKELERRLAAFKQRPGCIVYPGGYAANLGAISALVKSYDTLVVDKLNHMSMVDGARLSGGIRKIYQHNDMADLERILKRSDDRSSGRLIAADGVFSMHGDICDLPEIVRLAKEYDARVLIDDAHSTGVLGERGSGTAEHFGLKGEVDLELGTMSKALAGMGGFVVGEEEVIEYLRFYSNSYVFAANIPAGVAAGLIASIDIIESEPERITKLWSNIRLLHSQLADAGFDLENTQSAILPIVIGDERKAMEMGRAVRARGLFCQTVVFPGVPLGDARLRVSVTSEHTREDLETAAGIFVEAGREVGVLPSAR; translated from the coding sequence ATGACGAACATCACGGGGGGCAGGCAGGACACCGGCAGTATCCACCGGCAGGTCGTCGACATCGTTGCCGCACGGACGCTCTACGACGAGTCCTATCTCCTGCCCGAGAGCCACTTCGAGGCCGAACTCGGCATCGACTCGGTCATCTTCGAGTCGATCCTCACGTCGGTGAAGGAGCACTTCGGGCTCGACTCACCACTGCCCCAGGAACTTGCCACCATCCGGCAACTCGTCGACGCCGTCGACGACGCGCTCGGCAGGGCGACCGACAGGACGGACTCGTCCGAGGACACCGGCAGTGCCGCCAGGCTCGCCGGCGGCGACGCTCTCCTGGAGACCGTCGTCACCGTGACCATGCGGCACACCCAGTACCAGCGCCATCAGCTGGGACTCGATGCCGACTTCGAGAGCGAACTCGGCATCGACTCCGTCGTCCTGGCGTCGATCGTCGCCGACTCCGTCGCGGAACTCGGCCTCCCCGGCAGCCTGGCGAGCACGATCACCGCGACGTCGCTGCGTGCGCTCCTGACGGAACTGCGTCCCTTCTACGAGGTCACGCGCCTCACGGAGCGGGCATCGACCGCCGGCCGGACACCGGTCGCCACGGCGGAACCGGACACCGAGCCCGCCGACGAGAACGCGGCCTGGGACGGCCGCTCCATGAAGGACTTCATGGAGGAGCGTGACAGCGACCTGTTCGCCAAGACCCGCAGCTTCGCGAAGTACCTGCGGCGGCGCGAGGCCGAGCGGCTCTACTGGTACGGGATGCCGCTGCACTCCCGCTGCGAGAACCGGGCGGTCATCCTCGACGAACTCACGGGCCACAAGCGCGAGTTCCTCATGTTCGCGTCCAACAACTACCTCGGCCTCGCCAACCACCCCAAGGTGATCGAGGCCGTCTGCGACGCCACCCGCGAGTACGGAGCGACGCACACCGGCTCCCGCTTCATCGGCGGCACCAACGCCCTGCACAAGGAACTGGAACGCCGGCTCGCCGCGTTCAAGCAGCGCCCCGGCTGCATCGTCTACCCGGGCGGTTACGCCGCGAACCTGGGCGCGATCTCCGCGCTGGTCAAGAGCTACGACACCCTCGTGGTCGACAAGCTCAACCACATGAGCATGGTCGACGGCGCTCGGCTCTCCGGTGGGATCCGCAAGATCTACCAGCACAACGACATGGCCGACCTGGAGCGGATCCTCAAGCGCTCCGACGACCGGTCATCGGGCAGGCTCATCGCCGCCGACGGCGTGTTCAGCATGCACGGCGACATCTGCGACCTGCCCGAGATCGTCCGGCTGGCCAAGGAGTACGACGCCAGGGTCCTGATCGACGACGCCCACTCCACCGGTGTCCTCGGCGAGCGCGGGTCCGGTACGGCTGAGCACTTCGGCCTGAAGGGCGAGGTCGACCTCGAACTCGGCACGATGAGCAAGGCCCTCGCCGGCATGGGCGGGTTCGTCGTCGGCGAGGAAGAAGTGATCGAGTACCTCCGCTTCTACTCGAACTCGTACGTGTTCGCCGCCAACATCCCCGCCGGTGTCGCCGCCGGACTGATCGCGTCGATCGACATCATCGAGTCGGAGCCCGAGCGGATCACGAAGCTCTGGTCCAACATCCGGCTCCTCCACAGCCAGCTGGCCGACGCCGGGTTCGACCTGGAGAACACCCAGAGCGCCATCCTGCCCATCGTCATCGGCGACGAACGCAAGGCGATGGAGATGGGCCGGGCCGTGCGTGCGCGAGGGCTCTTCTGCCAGACGGTGGTCTTCCCCGGCGTGCCGCTCGGTGACGCGCGGCTGCGCGTCAGCGTCACCTCCGAGCACACGCGGGAGGACCTGGAGACCGCCGCGGGGATCTTCGTCGAGGCCGGCCGTGAGGTTGGCGTGCTGCCGTCGGCACGGTGA
- a CDS encoding amino acid adenylation domain-containing protein, whose amino-acid sequence MTQTMNESDIALIRLPRALTEEQAARPAFVGARTVTYGELAADVAAVASGLLGLGAAVGDRVAIWMDKQPRYAETILAALQAGCAYVPLDGGQPPGRVATILTDSEPVVLFTDRRHLDALAGGLPASIRTIVLADETDSPNTDSPNTGSQGTSRQGTSRQELSGAVAGPDGRPIPVRSWTDFAAGAAGHVVILPALERDDLAAILYTSGSTGTPKGVRISYRNLANFIRWARAELFVGPDDVFANHASFNFDLSTFDLFTALSVGAGLWIVPDDQARDVTALAHGIREHGVTVWYSVPSVLNLLTASGALTAETVRSLRYVLFAGEVFPIPQLRALAARLPHGTELYNLYGPTETNVCTYHHVRPEDLVRDEPVPIGTPVPGARVSVVDGEGHPVEGPDAIGELIVEGDCVTPGYWRRESEPAAAGHWKGRHATGDLVSHEQGSLVYRGRKDRMVKLSGYRVELGEIEAAVLRHPAIAAAAVVVDGPGTDPRIALHYTLNDGARRPNLIEIKRHCAQHLPRYMLPRTATCLEELPRNANGKTDYHRLGGGTAEPAQRPQALPGK is encoded by the coding sequence ATGACCCAGACGATGAACGAGTCCGACATCGCGTTGATCCGGCTCCCGCGGGCTCTCACCGAAGAGCAGGCGGCGCGCCCCGCCTTCGTGGGCGCGCGGACAGTGACCTACGGAGAACTGGCGGCGGACGTGGCCGCCGTGGCCTCCGGTCTGCTCGGCCTCGGGGCCGCGGTGGGCGACCGCGTGGCGATCTGGATGGACAAGCAGCCGCGCTACGCCGAAACGATCCTCGCGGCCCTGCAAGCAGGATGCGCCTACGTGCCCCTCGACGGAGGCCAGCCACCCGGCCGGGTCGCGACCATCCTCACGGACTCCGAGCCGGTGGTGCTCTTCACCGACCGCCGGCACCTGGACGCGCTGGCCGGCGGCCTTCCCGCGTCGATCCGGACGATCGTGCTGGCCGACGAGACGGACAGCCCGAACACGGACAGCCCGAACACGGGCAGCCAGGGGACGAGCCGCCAGGGGACGAGCCGCCAGGAGCTGAGCGGCGCTGTCGCCGGTCCCGACGGCAGGCCGATACCCGTGCGGTCGTGGACCGACTTCGCCGCCGGTGCGGCCGGGCACGTCGTGATCCTGCCCGCACTGGAGCGCGACGACCTCGCCGCGATCCTCTACACCTCCGGGTCGACCGGTACGCCCAAAGGCGTCCGGATCTCCTACCGCAACCTGGCGAACTTCATCCGCTGGGCCCGTGCCGAACTGTTCGTGGGCCCCGACGACGTGTTCGCCAACCACGCCTCGTTCAACTTCGACCTCTCCACCTTCGATCTGTTCACCGCGCTGTCCGTCGGCGCCGGCCTGTGGATCGTCCCCGACGACCAGGCACGCGACGTCACGGCGCTCGCCCACGGCATCCGCGAGCACGGTGTCACCGTGTGGTACTCCGTGCCCTCGGTACTGAACCTCCTCACGGCCTCCGGGGCACTCACCGCCGAGACCGTACGCAGCCTGCGCTACGTCCTCTTCGCCGGTGAGGTCTTCCCGATCCCGCAACTCCGCGCGCTGGCCGCGCGACTGCCCCACGGGACGGAGCTGTACAACCTCTACGGCCCGACCGAGACGAACGTCTGCACCTATCACCACGTCCGCCCGGAGGACCTGGTGCGTGACGAGCCGGTGCCCATCGGCACGCCCGTTCCCGGCGCCCGGGTGTCGGTCGTCGACGGCGAGGGGCACCCTGTCGAAGGGCCGGACGCGATCGGTGAGTTGATCGTGGAGGGCGACTGCGTCACCCCGGGCTACTGGCGGCGGGAGTCGGAACCGGCAGCCGCCGGGCACTGGAAGGGCCGCCATGCCACCGGCGACCTGGTGAGCCACGAACAGGGCAGCCTCGTCTACCGCGGGCGCAAGGACCGTATGGTCAAACTCTCCGGCTACCGCGTGGAACTGGGCGAGATCGAGGCTGCGGTGCTGCGGCACCCGGCGATCGCCGCAGCGGCCGTCGTCGTCGACGGGCCGGGAACCGATCCGAGGATCGCCCTCCATTACACGCTCAACGACGGCGCGCGCAGGCCGAACCTCATCGAGATCAAGCGGCACTGCGCCCAGCACCTGCCCCGGTACATGCTGCCGCGGACGGCCACCTGCCTGGAAGAACTGCCGCGCAACGCCAACGGCAAGACCGACTACCACCGCCTGGGCGGCGGGACGGCCGAGCCTGCCCAGCGCCCGCAGGCCCTGCCCGGCAAGTGA